The Dokdonella koreensis DS-123 genome has a segment encoding these proteins:
- the murD gene encoding UDP-N-acetylmuramoyl-L-alanine--D-glutamate ligase: MRIADLAGLRVAIWGYGREGRAAIAALRRRLPALPLTVLCRADEAAQVRADLAAAPAQPQAEPTRILTAAPDAATLSAFDVVIKSPGISAWLPDLLDARRNGTRFTSGTALWFAEHPEARVVAVTGTKGKSTTTALIAHLLRRSGRRVALAGNIGLPLLDLLDPAEPPDWWVIELSSFQTGEAGEVAVGLVTNLYEEHLDWHGDRARYVADKLRLADAARVLVVNGLQPELQRLTAAHPAVRCFGTPEGWHVAAGGIACGSRTLAASGVLALPGRHNALNACAALATIEAAGEDAVAAAAHLGSFRPLPHRLQPLGERAGLHFVDDSIATTPQATLEALHSLADPGRATVIVGGHDRGLDWQPFAAAMHRQPPQAIVVNGASAARVGALLRETGGGYRLRIVTTLAEAVAAAREETPAGGTVLLSPGAPSFDQFRDYAERGRAFAALAGFDPDTIGSIEGLGIA, encoded by the coding sequence ATGCGCATCGCCGACCTCGCCGGCCTGCGCGTGGCGATCTGGGGCTACGGCCGCGAAGGCCGGGCCGCGATCGCCGCCCTGCGCCGGCGCCTGCCGGCGCTGCCGCTGACCGTGCTGTGCCGGGCCGACGAAGCGGCGCAGGTCCGGGCCGACCTGGCGGCGGCACCCGCGCAGCCGCAGGCCGAGCCGACGCGGATCCTCACCGCGGCGCCGGATGCCGCCACGCTGTCGGCCTTCGACGTCGTCATCAAGTCGCCCGGCATCAGCGCCTGGCTGCCGGACCTGCTCGACGCCCGCCGCAACGGCACGCGCTTCACGTCCGGCACGGCGCTGTGGTTCGCCGAGCATCCCGAGGCGCGCGTGGTCGCGGTGACCGGCACCAAGGGCAAGAGCACCACCACCGCGCTGATCGCGCATCTCCTGCGTCGCAGCGGCCGTCGCGTCGCGCTGGCCGGCAACATCGGGCTGCCGCTGCTGGACCTGCTCGACCCCGCCGAGCCACCCGACTGGTGGGTGATCGAGCTGTCGAGCTTCCAGACCGGCGAGGCCGGCGAGGTCGCGGTCGGCCTGGTGACCAACCTGTACGAGGAACACCTGGACTGGCACGGCGATCGCGCGCGCTACGTCGCCGACAAGCTGCGCCTCGCCGATGCCGCGCGCGTGCTGGTGGTCAACGGCCTGCAGCCGGAACTGCAGCGGCTGACCGCGGCCCACCCTGCGGTCCGCTGCTTCGGTACGCCCGAAGGCTGGCATGTCGCGGCCGGCGGCATCGCCTGCGGCTCGCGGACACTGGCCGCCTCCGGCGTGCTGGCGCTGCCGGGACGCCACAATGCGCTCAATGCCTGCGCCGCCCTCGCCACGATCGAGGCCGCCGGCGAGGACGCCGTCGCCGCCGCGGCCCACCTGGGCAGCTTCCGTCCGTTGCCGCATCGCCTGCAGCCGCTGGGCGAGCGCGCCGGCCTGCACTTCGTCGACGACAGCATCGCGACCACGCCGCAGGCCACGCTCGAAGCCCTGCACAGCCTGGCCGATCCCGGCCGCGCGACGGTGATCGTCGGCGGCCACGACCGCGGCCTGGACTGGCAGCCGTTCGCCGCGGCGATGCACCGGCAGCCGCCGCAGGCGATCGTCGTCAACGGCGCCAGCGCGGCACGCGTGGGCGCACTGCTGCGCGAGACCGGCGGCGGCTACCGCCTGCGGATCGTCACGACGCTGGCCGAGGCGGTGGCTGCCGCGCGCGAGGAAACGCCGGCCGGCGGCACCGTGCTGCTATCGCCCGGCGCGCCCAGCTTCGACCAGTTCCGCGACTATGCCGAGCGCGGACGCGCCTTCGCGGCGCTGGCCGGCTTCGACCCGGACACGATCGGCTCGATCGAAGGCCTCGGCATCGCCTAG
- a CDS encoding HAD family hydrolase has protein sequence MLQLIGFDGDDTLWHSQDYYDAAQAEFERIVGAYIDLADARVHERLLAIETGNIGLFGYGAKGMTLSMIEAAYDVTCGRISAADLHRLVGLGKEVLAHPVELLPGIREAVEAVATTYRVVLITKGDLIHQQAKVVRSHLADLFHRIEIVTEKDPHAYARVLRECEVPPGAFAMVGNSLRSDIAPVVQLGGWGIYMPYHSTWSLEMDTAFSAEDARVVQVTDARGIPEAVALLDRTAATP, from the coding sequence ATGCTGCAACTGATTGGTTTCGACGGCGACGACACGCTCTGGCACAGCCAGGACTACTACGACGCGGCCCAGGCCGAGTTCGAGCGCATCGTCGGCGCCTACATCGACCTGGCCGACGCGCGCGTGCACGAGCGCCTGCTGGCGATCGAGACCGGCAACATCGGCCTGTTCGGCTATGGCGCTAAGGGCATGACGCTGTCGATGATCGAGGCGGCCTATGACGTCACCTGCGGCCGCATCAGCGCCGCCGACCTGCACCGGCTGGTCGGCCTCGGCAAGGAGGTGCTGGCGCATCCGGTCGAGCTGCTGCCGGGCATCCGCGAAGCGGTGGAGGCCGTCGCCACCACGTACCGCGTCGTGCTCATCACCAAGGGCGACCTGATCCACCAGCAGGCCAAGGTGGTGCGCTCGCACCTGGCCGACCTGTTCCACCGGATCGAGATCGTGACCGAGAAGGACCCGCACGCCTATGCGCGCGTGCTGCGCGAGTGCGAGGTCCCGCCCGGCGCGTTCGCGATGGTCGGCAACTCGCTGCGCTCGGACATCGCGCCGGTCGTCCAGCTCGGCGGCTGGGGCATCTACATGCCCTACCACTCCACCTGGTCGCTGGAGATGGACACGGCGTTTTCCGCCGAGGATGCGCGCGTGGTCCAGGTGACCGACGCGCGCGGCATTCCCGAGGCCGTCGCCCTGCTCGACCGCACCGCCGCGACGCCCTGA
- a CDS encoding GGDEF domain-containing protein, producing the protein MDSEDFPTSTAGAERAGYRNQLAIADTFSRSATSGYLYLIGAVAAILASDMHAAYPVAAGALLASFLLLALVRQSMRPPAADGDGGAWVRRYTGVMALSALLWGGMQVWILLDDYFPAPVRTLSLFGTIAYATVFAHLYTTILRIAVAGIAAIFLPPLIVLWTMPGLHMLAAAFGLYGGYLVFAMLRSRRDYLKQLDLHEALREQRDRYARLSRTDALTGLANRRHFAAKLDAAIAQPGTDVALLLLDIDHFKAINDAHGHVAGDAALKAVAERLRIAFGDHDAVLARIGGEEFGVVLKGAVAAGALSQAERIRHALAGDPLICDGRSLPVTVSIGAGLYDPVRHADGDAFYRAVDLALYAAKARGRNRVQPAAGATGQETAAEGA; encoded by the coding sequence GTGGATTCCGAGGATTTCCCGACATCGACGGCCGGCGCCGAACGCGCCGGCTATCGCAATCAGCTGGCGATCGCCGATACGTTCTCGCGCTCGGCGACGAGCGGCTACCTGTACCTGATCGGGGCGGTCGCGGCGATCCTGGCCTCGGACATGCACGCCGCCTATCCGGTCGCCGCCGGCGCCCTGCTGGCGAGCTTCCTGCTGCTGGCCCTGGTCCGCCAGTCGATGCGGCCGCCGGCAGCGGACGGCGACGGCGGCGCCTGGGTCCGGCGCTACACCGGCGTGATGGCGCTGAGCGCGCTGCTGTGGGGCGGCATGCAGGTCTGGATCCTGCTGGACGACTATTTCCCGGCGCCGGTCCGGACGCTGTCGCTGTTCGGCACGATCGCCTATGCGACGGTCTTCGCCCACCTGTACACGACGATCCTGCGCATCGCGGTCGCCGGCATCGCCGCGATCTTCCTGCCGCCGCTGATCGTGCTGTGGACGATGCCCGGCCTGCACATGCTGGCGGCCGCATTCGGGCTCTACGGCGGCTACCTGGTCTTCGCGATGCTGCGGTCGCGCCGCGACTACCTCAAGCAGCTGGACCTGCACGAGGCACTGCGCGAACAGCGCGACCGCTACGCGCGGCTCAGCCGCACCGACGCGCTGACCGGCCTGGCCAACCGCCGCCACTTCGCCGCGAAACTGGACGCGGCGATCGCGCAGCCGGGCACCGATGTCGCGCTGCTGCTGCTGGACATCGACCACTTCAAGGCGATCAACGATGCCCACGGCCATGTCGCCGGCGACGCCGCGCTCAAGGCGGTCGCCGAGCGGCTGCGCATCGCGTTCGGCGACCACGACGCGGTACTGGCCCGGATCGGCGGCGAGGAATTCGGCGTCGTGCTCAAGGGCGCCGTGGCGGCCGGCGCGCTGTCCCAGGCCGAGCGGATCCGTCACGCGCTGGCGGGCGATCCGCTGATCTGCGACGGCCGCTCGCTGCCGGTCACGGTCAGCATCGGCGCCGGCCTCTACGATCCGGTGCGGCACGCCGACGGCGATGCGTTCTATCGCGCGGTCGATCTCGCGCTCTACGCCGCCAAGGCCCGCGGCCGCAACCGCGTGCAGCCGGCCGCCGGCGCGACCGGCCAGGAGACGGCGGCCGAAGGCGCGTAG
- a CDS encoding winged helix-turn-helix domain-containing protein — translation MSPRERPRYRPRYRFGAFAVDPATREMRRDGTVLTVSPKVFDCIVHLIANRDRAVGHGELGATVWSRADVTDTQIRQLMRKVRRILDDDGEQQAVIRTIAHFGFHWVAPTIEEDAAQAARESEPLAAALSPPPRNTARVRRWLVRAALALAAGTVTLGSVLWHRDRDQSAQGPAFARAAGATGVLPTEVTSPGDSADSTWMRLGLMDFVVGRLRQAAVPVIPSSDIVALSRDGGDAGELAARVRGATGATAIVATSAMRQSNGWMVRLVLHDAQGSERVARAYSPDALLAAQAAADQLIAYFGKNPPLSVGDAPPPSTAQLLQRIEAALLADDFAGAQTLIEGAPAAVRELPEIQLQLARIDNANDRDAATRERLTKLLTTVSAEDDPVLRARALNLMGFLDTVDVEASVRSYDEAIDLLDPLDNPVYLGSAHLGRAITYAIADRSALARADYERARVLFTMANDSLQLARVDNAEAGLDAASHRAAEALPLLERSIRTVERFGATERLITPVINQIQVHLQLLQAAPALALYERMRPKLAGATSKESLNYLDFTGALGLIANGRLTEARTLLAAVASAADPVEEAGLRAMIEGQLAQLALVQGRFDVAAEQSARALDALAGVRGFSTTRVDLALTRLRALRGAGRRAEAEAETADLTRRLGAQTVHETVLRVHLAEAEQCWADGQHERAIAIYDTATATAEREGTPYHIRMVAESYAGALLDAGDPARASLVTARLGRWGAEDFDVALMQVRLYHALGQPEAWRTALGTARALAGERPIPLAVQVPPVAGSGLVQQP, via the coding sequence GTGAGTCCACGCGAACGTCCCCGCTATCGGCCCCGCTACCGGTTCGGCGCGTTCGCGGTCGATCCGGCCACGCGCGAGATGCGCCGCGACGGTACGGTGCTGACGGTCTCGCCGAAGGTCTTCGACTGCATCGTCCACCTGATCGCCAACCGCGACCGCGCGGTTGGGCACGGTGAACTCGGTGCCACGGTCTGGAGCCGGGCCGACGTCACCGATACACAGATCCGCCAGCTGATGCGCAAGGTGCGGCGCATCCTCGACGACGACGGCGAGCAGCAGGCGGTGATCCGGACGATCGCGCACTTCGGCTTCCACTGGGTCGCGCCGACGATCGAAGAGGATGCCGCGCAGGCGGCCCGTGAAAGCGAGCCGCTCGCGGCCGCCCTCTCTCCGCCGCCGCGCAACACCGCGCGCGTACGGCGCTGGTTGGTCCGGGCCGCGCTGGCCTTGGCGGCCGGCACGGTGACGCTCGGCAGCGTACTGTGGCACCGCGATCGCGATCAGTCAGCGCAGGGGCCGGCGTTCGCCCGGGCTGCCGGCGCGACCGGTGTGCTGCCGACCGAAGTGACCAGTCCCGGTGACAGCGCCGACTCGACCTGGATGCGCCTGGGCCTCATGGATTTCGTGGTCGGCCGGCTGCGTCAAGCCGCCGTGCCGGTGATACCGAGCTCCGACATCGTGGCGCTGAGCCGCGACGGTGGCGATGCCGGCGAGCTGGCCGCCCGCGTGCGCGGTGCCACGGGCGCGACGGCAATCGTCGCCACCTCGGCGATGCGGCAATCGAACGGCTGGATGGTCCGGCTGGTGCTGCACGATGCGCAAGGCAGCGAACGTGTCGCCCGGGCTTACTCGCCCGACGCTCTGCTCGCGGCCCAGGCGGCGGCCGATCAGTTGATCGCTTACTTCGGGAAGAACCCGCCGCTTTCCGTCGGCGACGCCCCACCACCCTCCACGGCTCAGTTGCTGCAACGCATCGAGGCGGCACTGCTGGCCGATGACTTCGCCGGAGCGCAAACATTGATCGAAGGCGCTCCCGCCGCCGTTCGCGAGCTTCCCGAGATTCAATTGCAGTTGGCGCGGATCGACAATGCGAACGACCGCGACGCAGCCACGCGCGAACGGCTGACCAAGCTGCTGACCACCGTTTCAGCCGAGGACGATCCGGTCCTGCGTGCCCGCGCACTGAACCTGATGGGCTTTCTCGACACCGTCGACGTCGAGGCCTCGGTCCGCAGCTACGACGAGGCGATCGACCTGCTGGACCCGCTCGACAACCCGGTCTACCTGGGCTCCGCACATCTCGGGCGGGCGATCACCTACGCGATCGCCGATCGCAGCGCGCTCGCGCGCGCGGACTACGAGCGCGCGCGGGTGTTGTTCACCATGGCCAATGATTCCCTCCAGTTGGCCCGGGTCGACAACGCCGAGGCGGGCCTCGACGCTGCCAGCCATCGCGCCGCCGAAGCACTCCCGCTGCTGGAGCGATCGATCCGTACGGTGGAGCGTTTCGGTGCGACCGAACGGCTGATCACACCCGTCATCAACCAGATTCAGGTCCACCTGCAACTCTTGCAGGCCGCGCCGGCGCTGGCCCTGTATGAACGCATGCGGCCGAAGCTGGCCGGCGCCACGAGCAAGGAGTCGCTCAACTACCTCGACTTCACGGGTGCCCTCGGCCTGATCGCGAACGGCCGCCTGACCGAGGCGCGCACGCTGCTGGCAGCAGTCGCATCTGCGGCCGATCCAGTCGAGGAAGCAGGTCTGCGCGCGATGATCGAGGGGCAGCTCGCCCAGCTCGCGTTGGTCCAAGGCCGCTTCGATGTCGCGGCTGAGCAGTCCGCCCGCGCCCTGGACGCGCTGGCGGGCGTGCGCGGCTTTTCCACGACCCGGGTCGATCTGGCATTGACGCGCCTGCGTGCGCTGCGCGGAGCCGGCCGTCGTGCCGAGGCGGAGGCCGAGACGGCCGACCTGACGCGGCGGCTCGGCGCCCAGACCGTGCATGAAACGGTCTTGCGCGTGCACCTGGCCGAAGCCGAGCAGTGCTGGGCCGACGGCCAGCACGAGCGCGCGATTGCGATCTACGACACGGCCACGGCCACGGCCGAACGCGAAGGCACGCCCTACCACATCCGCATGGTGGCCGAGTCCTATGCCGGCGCCCTGCTCGACGCCGGCGATCCGGCCCGCGCCAGCCTCGTCACGGCGCGGCTGGGGCGGTGGGGGGCGGAGGATTTCGACGTCGCCCTGATGCAGGTACGGCTCTACCACGCGCTCGGCCAGCCGGAGGCCTGGCGAACCGCGCTCGGGACCGCCCGCGCCCTGGCCGGCGAGCGACCGATTCCACTGGCCGTGCAGGTGCCGCCGGTCGCCGGGAGCGGCCTGGTCCAGCAACCCTGA
- a CDS encoding gamma-glutamyl-gamma-aminobutyrate hydrolase family protein, which produces MTGSETPRKLIIGVSPRILRQVPQELGFRGKTLQYLEQSVAQWVMALGAMVVMVPTVERDSLIRRAHIDIPDIVAALDGLILQGGADIDPAAYGEAPTHTVGAIDMLRDRFELELLRGFAAAGKPVFGICRGMQLINVAFGGTLYQDLRADGATRANHVHADLYDEHVHALRLDPGTWAGRIYGDLHEGRVNSIHHQGVKALGRGVVAGAWSDDGVVEAIRVDGPAFVVGVQWHPEFHDGRNADLLPADPLMQAFLDAAAQARR; this is translated from the coding sequence ATGACCGGATCCGAGACTCCCCGCAAGCTGATCATCGGCGTTTCCCCGCGCATCCTGCGCCAGGTGCCGCAGGAACTGGGCTTCCGCGGCAAGACGCTGCAGTACCTGGAGCAGTCGGTCGCGCAATGGGTCATGGCGCTCGGCGCCATGGTGGTGATGGTGCCGACGGTCGAGCGCGACAGCCTGATCCGGCGCGCGCACATCGACATCCCCGACATCGTCGCCGCGCTGGACGGCCTGATCCTGCAGGGAGGCGCCGACATCGATCCGGCCGCCTACGGCGAGGCGCCGACCCATACCGTGGGCGCGATCGACATGCTGCGCGACCGCTTCGAGCTGGAACTGCTGCGCGGGTTCGCCGCTGCCGGCAAGCCGGTGTTCGGCATCTGCCGCGGCATGCAGCTGATCAACGTCGCCTTCGGCGGCACGCTGTACCAGGACCTGCGCGCCGACGGCGCAACGCGCGCCAACCACGTGCATGCCGATCTCTACGACGAGCACGTCCACGCGCTGCGGCTCGATCCGGGAACCTGGGCCGGCCGCATCTACGGCGACCTGCACGAAGGCCGCGTCAACTCGATCCACCACCAGGGCGTCAAGGCGCTCGGCCGCGGCGTGGTCGCCGGCGCCTGGTCCGACGACGGCGTGGTCGAAGCGATCCGTGTGGACGGCCCGGCCTTCGTCGTCGGCGTCCAATGGCACCCGGAATTCCACGACGGCCGCAATGCGGACCTGCTGCCGGCCGACCCGCTGATGCAGGCCTTTCTCGACGCCGCCGCGCAGGCGCGCCGGTGA
- the murL gene encoding UDP-N-acetyl-alpha-D-muramoyl-L-alanyl-L-glutamate epimerase — protein MTLPDPRAARAFRFVGRDYVDGEVRLTYAFDDGPDLVERIGFPGAPQPAPDRRAAFERALDLLLLVAGVSYYKAGIPRQLAIEGTLPATPTAALLEDLYRHGLGEFAWHNRLDLRDRIAFPAVAGDGAAAPALHLPRRTLVPIGGGKDSLVSVELLKRAGEPATAAWIGTSPLIEACAARTGLPTLNITRQVSPLLFEYNRAGAWNGHVPVTAINSAILVVAAILYGYDAIAFSNERSASSATLEYEGQAVNHQWSKSWDFERGFGEEVAQRIAADLHYYSLLRPLSELAVAERFARESRYDAVFSSCNRNFRLLGPKPADRWCGQCPKCHFVFLALAPFMPKPRLLGIFGGNLLDQPELAPGFDALLEYRDHKPFECVGEGRESRAALAFLARRAEWREDALVERFTTEIRPQLAAGELALEPLLVPSGEHRIPAALTALAECG, from the coding sequence GTGACCCTGCCTGACCCGCGCGCGGCGCGTGCGTTCCGCTTCGTCGGCCGCGACTACGTCGACGGCGAGGTGCGCCTGACCTATGCGTTCGACGACGGCCCGGACCTGGTCGAGCGCATCGGCTTCCCCGGCGCGCCGCAACCGGCACCGGACCGGCGCGCGGCGTTCGAGCGCGCGCTGGACCTGCTGCTCCTGGTCGCCGGTGTCAGCTACTACAAGGCCGGCATACCGCGGCAGCTCGCGATCGAGGGGACGCTGCCGGCGACACCGACCGCAGCCCTGCTGGAGGACCTCTACCGGCACGGCCTGGGCGAGTTCGCCTGGCACAACCGCCTGGACCTGCGCGACCGGATCGCCTTCCCGGCCGTCGCCGGCGACGGCGCCGCGGCACCGGCCCTGCACCTGCCGCGCCGTACCCTGGTACCGATCGGCGGCGGCAAGGATTCACTGGTCAGCGTGGAACTGCTCAAGCGGGCCGGCGAGCCGGCCACCGCGGCATGGATCGGCACGTCCCCGCTGATCGAGGCCTGCGCCGCGCGCACCGGCCTGCCGACGCTCAACATCACCCGCCAGGTCTCGCCGCTGCTGTTCGAATACAACCGCGCCGGCGCCTGGAACGGCCACGTCCCGGTGACCGCGATCAACTCGGCGATCCTGGTCGTCGCGGCGATCCTCTACGGCTACGACGCGATCGCGTTCTCGAACGAACGCTCGGCGTCGAGCGCGACGCTCGAGTACGAGGGCCAGGCCGTCAACCACCAGTGGAGCAAGAGCTGGGACTTCGAGCGCGGGTTCGGCGAGGAGGTCGCGCAGCGGATCGCCGCCGACCTGCACTACTACTCCCTGCTGCGTCCGCTGTCCGAGCTGGCCGTGGCCGAGCGCTTCGCGCGCGAGAGCCGCTACGACGCGGTGTTCTCCAGTTGCAACCGCAATTTCCGCCTCCTGGGCCCGAAGCCGGCCGACCGCTGGTGCGGCCAGTGCCCCAAGTGCCATTTCGTGTTCCTGGCGCTGGCGCCGTTCATGCCCAAGCCGCGCCTGCTGGGGATCTTCGGCGGCAACCTGCTGGACCAGCCGGAGCTGGCCCCGGGTTTCGACGCGCTGCTGGAGTATCGCGACCACAAGCCGTTCGAATGCGTCGGCGAGGGCCGCGAGTCGCGCGCCGCGCTGGCGTTTCTCGCACGCCGCGCGGAGTGGCGCGAGGACGCCCTGGTCGAGCGCTTCACCACCGAGATCCGGCCGCAGCTGGCCGCCGGCGAGCTCGCACTCGAACCGCTGCTGGTGCCGTCCGGCGAGCACCGCATCCCGGCCGCCCTGACCGCCCTGGCCGAGTGCGGCTGA
- a CDS encoding carboxylate-amine ligase, which yields MPLRTDTAFTFGLEEELFLVDPDSRCAVSRMPKRFLSDCRRALGQHIGRELLQSQIEIVSPVFSDATTAAATMTRLRCELAQTAQRHGLRVLAAGTQPLTAWRSQVVSAKQRYERLLDDYQILGLRNLVCGLHVHVGVPDGIDRVRLMNRLLPWLPVFLALSASSPFWSRQPTGLQSYRQAAYDEWPRTGIPDLFEDQAGYDAFADLLERGGAIDGRQSIWWAIRPSHRFPTLELRIADSCTRLEDSLALAALFRCVVHAHLHGPDPDTRQGATLRRLVDENRWRAKRHGVAADFLDASGERHGVGAWIDRASPDIERSAHALGAGDVLAPIRRILAGGTSADRQLALYRAARDAGAGRVAALRGVVDWLIEATTPAAGLPPREGLDDDTGRAARAAAAPSTCP from the coding sequence ATGCCCCTGCGCACCGACACCGCATTCACCTTCGGTCTGGAGGAAGAACTCTTCCTCGTCGACCCGGACAGCCGCTGCGCGGTCTCGCGCATGCCCAAGCGATTCCTGTCCGACTGCCGGCGTGCGCTCGGCCAGCACATCGGTCGCGAATTGTTGCAGTCGCAGATCGAGATCGTCTCGCCGGTGTTTTCCGATGCCACCACGGCGGCGGCGACGATGACGCGGTTGCGGTGCGAGCTGGCGCAGACCGCGCAGCGGCACGGCCTGCGCGTGCTCGCCGCCGGCACCCAGCCGTTGACCGCCTGGCGCAGTCAGGTCGTCAGTGCGAAGCAGCGCTACGAACGCCTGCTCGACGACTACCAGATCCTCGGCCTGCGCAACCTGGTCTGCGGCCTGCACGTCCACGTCGGCGTTCCCGACGGTATCGACCGGGTGCGCCTGATGAACCGCCTGCTGCCGTGGCTGCCGGTGTTCCTGGCGCTGTCGGCCTCCTCGCCGTTCTGGAGCCGCCAACCGACCGGCCTGCAAAGCTACCGGCAGGCCGCCTACGACGAATGGCCGCGTACCGGCATCCCGGACCTGTTCGAGGACCAGGCCGGCTACGACGCCTTCGCCGACCTGCTCGAACGCGGCGGCGCCATCGACGGCCGGCAGTCGATCTGGTGGGCGATCCGCCCCTCGCACCGCTTCCCGACGCTGGAGCTTCGCATCGCCGACAGCTGCACCCGGCTCGAGGACAGCCTGGCGCTGGCCGCGCTGTTCCGCTGCGTCGTGCATGCGCACCTGCACGGACCGGACCCCGACACGCGCCAGGGCGCCACGCTGCGGCGGCTGGTCGACGAGAACCGCTGGCGTGCCAAGCGCCACGGCGTCGCCGCCGACTTCCTGGACGCCTCCGGGGAACGGCACGGCGTCGGCGCCTGGATCGACCGGGCCAGCCCGGACATCGAACGGTCCGCGCACGCGCTCGGCGCCGGCGACGTCCTCGCGCCGATCCGCCGCATCCTCGCCGGGGGCACCAGTGCCGACCGCCAGCTGGCGCTCTATCGAGCGGCGCGCGACGCCGGTGCCGGGCGGGTCGCGGCCCTGCGCGGCGTCGTGGACTGGCTGATCGAGGCGACGACACCGGCCGCCGGCTTGCCACCGCGCGAGGGCTTGGACGACGATACCGGCCGGGCCGCCCGCGCCGCCGCCGCGCCATCCACCTGTCCATGA